From the Trifolium pratense cultivar HEN17-A07 linkage group LG4, ARS_RC_1.1, whole genome shotgun sequence genome, the window TATTTTTGGCATACTCAACAATTTAGTCATCCCTTGGTAACAGCTCTAATATTTTGAGAAATCGAAACAACAGTTCACCAAACTGGAATGCAATGAGCCAAAAGTGAACTCAATAACTATGGAGCAATCTAAACAGATTGCTGCaattcaaattataaaaatatacataGGACAATCATTTATCAAGCTAACGGTCCTCTATGGCTCTGCTTCGCATTTTTTCTCCGTAAAGTCCACCTCTCTTTAATGTTATTCGTGTTAGCAAGTAGGTCCAAATTTTCACCAGTTTTTACTTGAATCTCTTCTTTGGACTTTTCAGCCTCGTATCCCTCTCTGATTCTGGCAGTTTCTGCAAGTAGATCAGTTATAAGCATTTCAGTTGTCTTGGCAGTGATTCCTCTCAAATACCATGATATGGGAGGTGGAGGGACAATAGCTGGCTGTAGTATTTGATCTAGATGAACTTTAGATCCGATTCTTCCTTTTCCTCTTGTACACATGTTATAGTCTTCCTTTGTCTTAGGTTTAAAGGGATAGCAGGTTGCTTCGTCGACAAATAACGGCTCTACCCTCCAACAGCCTTCAAATTTTTTCATGAATCCTGTCTTGGTTTGCTTAAACCTCATCTGAAACAAAAATTAGGTAGCAGTATGTAAGATATACATCCTTTTTTGGAAGATGAAATGTAAAACTATCTGAGTTCATTGAGCTTCAATATATGTGTATGACTAGGAGTGATAAGGTGATTTAGGGGATGAACGTACAAGTTGGAGACATCGAAGGCTTcagcccccccccccccccccccccccccccccgcgTAACATATCTGATAACTAATTAACATTCTCCAATTTGTGATATTTGGTATTTGTCAGTAACACAAATTAAGTGCGACTCAAATGTTCTATGATCATCTATCAATGTTATTCTTTTAAGATAAAGCAAATCTTCCACCCAAAACATGCCTTGCAGTCAAAGAAAATCTGCGAGGTGAATTTATAAGTGCCTCGAATATTTATGTGCAACAAATATAGAATCCTTTCATTATTCGAAAAAGGGATAGATCCTTACAGAGTAGTCATTTCTGTTTTGATCAACCAAAACATTAATTGCAATAGTCCCTGACCACCAAAGAAATTTCCAAATGGCTGCTTGCTCGAGATCAACCACTTGTCTATGGCCCTCATCAACCAAAACTTTTCTGGATACCACTTCCTGACCAACAAAGACATTGCCACGTTGAATTGCATAACTTTAGGAGACTACTATAAATATGCAACTGATAAATTTTACAAGCTAGAAGTAAAAACAATTGaaccaagacattgggctcaagtggttaatgagatctccctaggacgaatcgttcgggagaaccTTAGTTCAAATCCAAGTggggaacaattcttggccagattttacttacctcgcggccgaactctagaTTATCGGGACCCCTTCCCCCGGGAACCggagggttaataccaaaaaaaaaaagaagaagtaaaAACAATTGAGAATCAAGAAACAATGTTTTGGTTTCGATAATAACGTTCTTCAATGATTTCTTTTAGGATAGTTGTAATTGTAACCAAACCAAACTCATTGAGCAGAGTAATATATGAATGAAGTCACCTACtttgatatttttgaaaacTCTTCTATTGTCAGGATCTATCACGATATTATATACTGCATCAGGGGGAAGTCCGACATCAACTTCTACATCTAGGTTGCAAAGAGAGCCTTTGGGAACAGTCACCTATAAAAAAGAACATTTACTGAGACATAAACAGACAGAGATTTCAGAAACTATTTCAATTCTTGTTGAAGGCATATGAATATTAAGTTGAAAGTTTTCTAAATCTAAACTGAATTGAACAAACCATACCAGATAGTAGATgctttatttataaattttaaaagtatcGCAACGAGTTTAAATCAACAGGAACCTATGCAGCACCAACACTTCAGATTGTGGGCGTGTCTTAGTGTCCGACACCAACATGGCACTGACACTAGTGTTTACTACAAAcaatcatttttaatttataaagcTATTATTGACGACTAAATGTTCGCCCAGTGTCTTTGTCTGTGCCAGTGCTTCATAGACTGAAACAGGTTAATGAATAACCTCTAAGGAAAACTATTCTACCTACTTTCTAAAGCAATTAAAATCCATTAATCATTTGATTCAATAAGAAATCAACATTTTCCAAAGAAAACCAATTTTATGTTAACAAATCCTCACCTTTATTTGTGGTGGCTTATCAACCCAAGAAGGATTTTCTTTCCATGCTTGCAATTGCTCATTCAGTTCAGCTTCAGATGCAATAAAATTTCCACTCCCATTTTTCTGAACAGATTTCCCCCAATTCATTCCTTCATGTTTTGCTAATCTGCTCAGCTGATTCtgtagtaaaaaaataatcagtTAAGCGCAAATCGAGGTTCATACTAAATTTTAAGCCACTGGATTGATGATTTACCTTTACAATATTTTGAAACTTGTGAGGTAACTGcacaaaaaaattggatattGCAGGATCCAATACTTTTGGAAACCTATCTTTTTCATTCTTTCTGGCATCTAAGCTAAATTTTGTAACCTCTGATTCACCCTTCATAAGAACCtggaatttttaaatataaaagttaAACACATTGCTCAAGTCTATCTTCAGATAAATTTTAAGGTTCTATTCGGTCATAAATTTCTCAACTTGATGGAGGTAGTAAAATTCTAGGTTTAAAAATAGGTCTGCAATCGTGGTTGGGGTTGTATCAGCCACATTTAACAATGATTTTCGACATTTTAAGGATCCAAAACACGATTGTCACACAATTTAAAGCGTAGGTTAATATTTAACATATTTTCTGCAATATCAAGGATCCAAAACACAAATGTGTCGTGATTTATCTGAAGATAATGACCgtgatttaaaataaaaaaccacggTCATTATCTTGTCGGTTCAATATAAGGACTGCAACTGCAATAGCAGTTGAGGCAGCATCAGCTGCATTTAACAGTGATTTTCGACGATGTTGGTGATCCAAAACACAAGCGTGTTTGTGTCGCGATTTAAGATTTTAGCtactataatttttgtttaaaaataggTCTACAATTGATATTATCAACCACATTTAGCTATGATTTTCTGCAATATCAAGGATCCAAAAGGCGAACACgatttaaaaccttgattgtTTTAGTTATCCAAACATAATATAACTTTAGAACCAATTACAAGTTAGTTCAGGAGTTTAAAGTGCCTCTTTTTTCAGCAAAAGATAATCATTTTTCCAACAGTAataaaaggtgaaatttttcCTTGTATGGCCAcatttagaatatatatatatataactcaaccaagtttaaacacAAAATTTCAAGATAATGAGCTGAACCCAAATTTAGAACAAGCATCACCCAACAGAAAacacaacaaagaaaaacaaaacaaaacaaaacaaaacaagagCAGAACAAAGAATAAAAGAAGCAGAATGGTTAATGGTCATGTTTGTTTGGTAGATGAGATTGAAGTGAAAGAACTTACAAGGTAAAAACTATGATCAATCTAGACAAAACCCAGAATTTTCCTTCAAAATTGGAACTTTGGCAATGGGAAATGAATTAATCAATGAAAATTTTGAGAATTGAAAAGTATGGAGGAGAATGGGAGATGAAGATAAGTAGGAGGAAGGAACGTCACGTGCAATACATGTTCAATTTGTCTGCACCATTGCACCAATCAAGACTTTtcacattttaatattttatttttataatgtttggtaaaacataagttttttttttaatttggccTCTCATAAGttttatgtggcattttaaaattaaataagtatttaaaaatatataaataaattacaaattgttttttaaaaattaatttataaaatatttttttattatatgtagtttataaaataatttttttatataaaaaagtaaaaaaaaattatgaactattttttaaaaactttgtaaactttttttttaaataaaaaagaattattaaaccttatattaaaaaaaaaacaatttttaatacatttttataaaagcaaatattattattattttttaattaaaacattttttttttttaaaatatcacataagcatttttagtcaaaaaagtcaacagGGGACTAGCAAATgtaaaagggggtaaacttgggggccaaaatcgagcaattgaaacttgaatGGCTAAAATAAAGCAATTGTGAAACATaaggggttaaaatcaagcaattgaaatgtggggggccaaaatcaaacaattgtgaaacttgaggggccaaaacggcatttaagcctaattaataattaagtatttgtaccaaaaaaaaaataagtatttatAGATATTGACTCCACTTGTATAATGTTTTTTTGGGGTAAGGTAGTTTAGTAGCTAGATATTCCACcattaagatggataagtgggacGACtaaggttcgaaccccggccatttacatatataatgtaatattcTACCAACTAAACTAAGTTCATGAGACCACTTGTATAATGTTTCTGTCCTAACTAAAAAgtagtataaaaaatttaaattctcaaaaaaacattgaattattattttttatttaatatccaACGTCAATATGTTCTATCATATATTTCTCAATACATAAAACGGCTAGATCATTCAAACTTCTTTGTGACATTGACGATCTTAGgtaatttttcaataattttttaacatgcATAAAATAGTATTCATGCCGGATTGAATGCCTTTATTTGTACCATATCAAGTATCATTTTACCAAAATGATAATTACGTATTATTGTATCAACTCCTTCTACCAATTCATATCAACCATATCAAGTATCTGGGTACCGGATTtcttatttgatatttttttattaacccttTAATTTCCGAGAAAGGGAATGTAGTAATCCAAAATTCagtcacaatataaataaagtctaataaaaaattatttcgaCCTTGATACAATGTTAGAATACAGAAGTAGTAGATAAAAGTAAGAATTAGTTTTTTGTGTTGGCTTATTGtacctttatattttattttgagatccaaattttaaatatattttttaaaaggcttaactaaacatttggtcccttacgtttattttagtttttaatttggtctcttacgtttaaaaagtatcaatttggtcccttacgttttcattaagtttcaatttagtcttttccgttagttttatcactaacaccgtttgaactataCATGTGTCagtaggggtgctcgcggttcggtttggatcggttttgaggcaaaaactcatccgatccaaaaataaattcatttgcggtttggttcggttttggatgacaaataaaaaaaatccgatccaatccgatccaatattattcggtttaatttggatcggtttttggatatccaaattataaattgtaatttttttaataaatataaatattataaaaaacgctacaaaatagtagtttgacatttttgacaaaataaatattaagtttgatgtaaaatataacataatatattgaaaattaatattttggaatgacaattaccaattatattcgaaacatataaaaagtaaaaaaaaaatttaaattaaactaacatatagtattatcaaaatttaaaatagattaaattaaactaacatatagcattaacaaaatttaaaatgaaaaaaaaagttaatgcaatatataaatatatatatatatatatatatatatatatatatatatatatatatatatatatatttatactaataaaaagataaataaatactaaaatatatgtatgcggtttggttcggtttggttcggttttaagaaatcaatccgaaatccgatccgatccagcggttttcacaaaagaacatccaaacacatccaaaaaatttcggttttttgcggttttcggtttttttggatcggttttcgatttttatttggattggtttggatttgagcacccctatgTGTCAGTGTGTCAAAGTGTCCACTTGTCTGTCCACATGTGCAAACTAGctgtcacatgtgacaaaagtgacgaaaatgactaaattgaaacctaatggaaacataagagactaaattgatactttttaaacgtaaaggaccaaattaaaacctaaaataaacgtaaggacCAAACGTGTAGcagcaaagaaaaacaaacaagcAAGGCAACCATTTGTTGCTTAAAACCAAAGTGAAGCCATATTTGATGTTCATCCAATTAACACCAAATTGAAGTGATATACCCTACCCTCTAGTTGTACCGCTCAATTATGTTTATTGATAAGTATATCAACACTTtcatttaacacataaaaaacaaagtttatAACATAGGCCATTAATTGTTATGAATTATAAGTGCAAGTACACAAATAGTGATGGTAATTaagttgttgttattattattattattattattattattattattattattattattattgttattattattattattattattattatggttttaaattgcggtcgaGGATACTGTAACGTGCGGTCATTGCGGTTACTGCAATGCGCAATAAGGCTGTTGCAATATgaaatcattttaaattttcacaaactatATAAGATGACACACCATTATGTCACTGAACTATTTATCCACAATTGCAGATTCTCAGTTTCAGTTTATTCAATGAGCAGTAATTACTAATTATAAGGTGCTTATACATAGTTGAGAGATTAATATGAATGAAAATCACACTGCAATGCAAATGCCAAATGcaaaccgcaatttaaaactcTTTATTATATGTTGTTCAACATCAACTCTTCTAAATAATATtagacttaactcacacttaaTATATCTCACTATTTGAATCCCCTGAAATGACCTCGGTGATGGTGGAAATTGTGGTGGTTGAAAATGTATGCTATGCATATAGTTGCGGTTTAAATTACCACAATATACTTTAAAATCGGCacaatttaccttttttttcttgtagCACTTGTTTGTTTCTTTAAAGAATAATCGATTtcttagagagagagagagaaaaaaacttCATAATAATTGATGTTATGTGATTCATGTTTACATTGTTCTTTGTATCATATAGTTAGTTGGTTAATAACTTGTGATACAAGTTATTCGTTAGTTAGTTAAATGTGGGTGGTCATTGGTTAAAGTTGTTAAGTTTGTTATCAGTTGATACGCGTGTGTTAGGCGCCTAAGCATGAGTCATTGGCCACTGTCTTAGGCGCAGGATAAGCGCAAACTTGACTTATGTAACTTGTTTTGGATTAAAGCTATATAAGGGCTTATCCACCTTTGTTAATAATAACTTCCACCATTCTTATCTTCCTCATTGAAACTTCTTGAATTAAACTCAACAATAATGTTTGATATATATTGCTACACACTGCTATAagaaagtttttctttttgacaaatttCTAAAAGAAAGTTGAATGcatgcaaaatataaaaatataatttattacaTTTACATCATGAATTTGGATGACTATAGGAGTAAAAATTAAAGCAAATAAAAGAAGGGATTAAACACATAGTGGGAATGATTATTAGCATAAGATAAGATGGCTAATCTTACATAAGGTCCTATTATTGGATATATAGTTCCATATATCATGGTCATAAACCAGCTCTATGATAATCACTATCATGATCAGATT encodes:
- the LOC123924751 gene encoding uncharacterized protein LOC123924751 gives rise to the protein MKGESEVTKFSLDARKNEKDRFPKVLDPAISNFFVQLPHKFQNIVKNQLSRLAKHEGMNWGKSVQKNGSGNFIASEAELNEQLQAWKENPSWVDKPPQIKVTVPKGSLCNLDVEVDVGLPPDAVYNIVIDPDNRRVFKNIKEVVSRKVLVDEGHRQVVDLEQAAIWKFLWWSGTIAINVLVDQNRNDYSMRFKQTKTGFMKKFEGCWRVEPLFVDEATCYPFKPKTKEDYNMCTRGKGRIGSKVHLDQILQPAIVPPPPISWYLRGITAKTTEMLITDLLAETARIREGYEAEKSKEEIQVKTGENLDLLANTNNIKERWTLRRKNAKQSHRGPLA